The stretch of DNA GGCCGGGAATCCGATCCGTCGCGGGGCCCTCCAGCGGCTGAAGTTTTTCGGCCAAACTGTCGGATTGCAGAATTCGTTGGGCGAAGTCGCGTATTTCCATGAGTTCGTGGGCAGCGAGTTGAGTTTGTTTGCGGCAGTGCAATAACCAGTGTACCAACCAGGAGCGTAAGAAGCAGGGGCTGGTCGAGAGGGTTTGGTACCTGAGTATCGAGCGGCGCAAAAAAACACGCCCCGTGGGAGGCGTGTTTTAACGTAATGTCATTGTGACACATGCCGAGGGCACGGTTGTGTGTCGGCGACGGGGGGTTTTTCAGAACCCGTGATCACAACGTAAAACCTGCGTTAGGATTCTTCGTGGAGTCCGTCGGCGAGTTTTTCGTATTTGGCGATGCGGTTGTGCGGCGCGAAGTTGTACATGGCGTCCTCGGGGTCGAGGCGGTACTTCATCACGTAGGCATCTTCGGCGGAGTCTTCGTAATGGTCGCGGAGCACACCCACGGCGACGAAATCGCTGTTTTGGAAGAAGAGCTGCGCGGGCAAATTTGTCTCGCGGACTTCCAGTGTGATTTCTTTGCGTCGTTGTTGCGACAACTTGCTGACGAGCTTTTCGATCATTTGTCCGCCGATGGCTTGGCGGCGAAAATCGTCGGCGACGGCGAAGTTGAGAATATGCAGACGAGTTTTATGCAATTCGTAGATCATGAAACCGACGACTTGCCCGTCAACTTCGGCGACCATGCCAATGCAATTCCTCTGTCGTAAGCAGCAGAGGAAATCTTCTTCGGTCCAATGGTATTCGAAGCTCTCGCGTTCGATTCGCAGGACTTCGGCCATATCTCGCCGAATCATCCAACGGATTTGGACTTTGACGCTGACGCTTTTAATGCCTTGTCTGTGGTATTGTCCGGAATCGGAATTCACGGCGGCCTCCTTGCCTTTACTGAGGCTTCAAATCCGGCGTATCTGCGAACCGCTTCGTTGCGATCGTTTTCGAAACACAAACACGCGCTTGACCTCCAACCACGACGGAAACCAGCTGATCCGTTTTGCTGGCACGGAAACGATTACCCCCGGTGGGGCAACTGAACCCGCAACACGATAGTATCGTGTTCAGTCCGAGAATGGAATTCCCAGCAGGCCGTTCTTGCAATGCGCAGGAAAATGGCCAGCGTATGCTGGTTCAACTAAACTCAGATTTTAGGGGAGAACTGGTAACCGAAGTGTGAAAGCGCGATTTCTATCACAACTGCCGAAACAGGAAAAGACAAATCTGCGGAGATTATTTGTAGCCG from Symmachiella dynata encodes:
- the rimI gene encoding ribosomal protein S18-alanine N-acetyltransferase, with translation MIRRDMAEVLRIERESFEYHWTEEDFLCCLRQRNCIGMVAEVDGQVVGFMIYELHKTRLHILNFAVADDFRRQAIGGQMIEKLVSKLSQQRRKEITLEVRETNLPAQLFFQNSDFVAVGVLRDHYEDSAEDAYVMKYRLDPEDAMYNFAPHNRIAKYEKLADGLHEES